Proteins encoded in a region of the Nicotiana tomentosiformis chromosome 9, ASM39032v3, whole genome shotgun sequence genome:
- the LOC138898870 gene encoding uncharacterized protein, which produces MRRCLDKLQVTLHLFKEWTLQHILRDQNNEADALANLGSSVDDDEFSLGTVVQLMKSVVEEGHGKINLTSLTRDWRNKYIDYLKTGKLPSDPKESRALRTKAAEFSLSKDSTLFRRTFDVPLAVCLGPRDTKYVLREVHEGTCGNHSRTESLVRKIFRAGYYWIDMEKYAKEFIRKCDDCQRHTPMIHQPGELLDSVLFPWPFMKWRMYIVGPLP; this is translated from the coding sequence ATGCGAAGATGCCTGGATAAGCTACAGGTAACACTACATCTATTCAAGGAGTGGACCCTGCAACATATACTCCGAGATCAAAACAACGAAGCCGATGCTctagctaacttggggtcatcggttgatgacgatgaatttaGCTTGGGaacagtcgtacaactcatgaaatcagtagtggaagaaggccatggcAAGATAAACTTGACAAGCTTAACcagggactggagaaacaagtatatagattacctgaagaccgggaagctgccctcggatcctaaggaatcgagagctttgcGCACAAAGGCGGCCGAGTTTAGCCTGTCCAAGGATAGTaccctgttcagaagaacgttcgatgtCCCACTCGCCGTATGTCTGGGACCGAGGGACACCAAAtacgttttgagggaagttcatgaAGGCACCTGTGGGAACCATTCGAGGACCGAATCATTGGTTCGTAAGATAttcagagccggctattactggattgaCATGGAGAAATATGCGAAGGAGTTCATACGGAAATGCGACGACTGTCAGAGGCacacaccgatgatccatcagcccggggaGCTATTGGATTCGGTCTTGTTcccctggccattcatgaaatggagaatgtacatcgtcggtcccctgccataG